The Bradyrhizobium barranii subsp. barranii genome segment ATCAGCCGCTTCGATCCACGGGGCAGGAGACGAGGTCACGGACATCACGTCGACGAGAATGCGCTGCGTTGCGGTGAGATTAACGCCACACCCCAACAACAGTCCCAAGTTCCGACAGAACAGGCTCGTGCGGTGGAAGACGAAGATTCTGCCAATTCCAGGCAGCGTTGCAAGCGCAGCGACGATCGAAGCACGCACCTTGGTCTGCCGCATGAGCCACCAGCCCCCGGCCAGGACGAACGCGCCTGAGATCAGCAGCAAAGCGCGGTTAGCTCGCATCAGATCAGAGGCTTCCATGAAAAAGCCAAGTGCCGGGTCAGCGCGGCCGCCGAAATCGCGCAGCACTGAGGAAAATTGCGGCAACACAGCCAGAATGAAGAACAGCATAACGCAGCCCGCTGCAAGCAAAACGAAGATCGGATAATGCATGGCATCACTGAGCTTCCGCCGAGTTGCCTCGGTCCGATCACGCTCCGCGGCCAGAACCTCAAGGACTTGGCTGAGCGTACCAGAGGCTTCACCAACCTTCATGAGTGCGCCATACATTGACGGAAACAGATCAGGTTGCGCGGAAACTGCATCGGTAAAGCTTTCGCCGCCAAGCACGGCCAACCTCAATCGTCTAATCACCGGCCGCAGCCGGCCAACATCGCGATCGCCTGACAGCAGATCAAGAGCGTCATCAAGGCGCGCTCCTGCCTTCAGAAGCAGCGCAAGGTCGCGCGTGAAACTCGTGACCTCCGCGCATGAAGGGCGGTTAGGCCAGAATCCGCGGCGAAATACCGACGCGGAACGGGCCTCCTCCACGGCTTCAATCGGTAGCAGATGCAGAGATGAAATCCGGCGCTCGGCCTCTGCTTGCGTCGATGCGACCAACGAGCCGGCAACGATCTCTCCGAACTGGGTCAACGCTCGATAGCGGAAACTTGGCATAATCCTGATTCAGCGTTCAGCAACAACACGAAGAATTTCAGCCGGCGCTGTGATTGCAGCTCGGCATTTAGCAATCCCATCGTCCAGCATCGTCGTCATCCCCCCGCCGATCGCCGCGTGGTCGATTGCCAGCCCATCGGCATTATCGGCGATCAGCTCACGCAAACCGCTGCTGAGTTCGAGGAGTTCAAATACTCCGATCCGACCGCGATAACCGCTGTGGCTGCAGCGTGCGCAGCCCCGCGGCTGCCACATGATTTCCCCTGCAGATAGTCCGAGGCGGCTCACTCCGGTGTCCTGGCTCTGTTCATCCTCGCCGAACGGTGTCGGCGCCTTGCAGTGCTCGCAGAGTTGTCGCACCAGCCGCTGTGCGATGACGCCACGCAAAGTCGATCGCAAAAGATAGCCTTCCACACCGAGATCAAGGAGTCGCGGCACGGCCGCCACGGCCGTTTCGGCGTGCAGCGTCGTGAGCACAAGATGTCCCGTGAGCGCGGCATGGACGGCAACATTCGCCGTTTCCGGATCCCGGACTTCACCGACCATGATCACGTCGGGATCCTGACGAAGGAAGGAGCGGAGTGCACTCGCGAAAGTAAGCCCGATGGCAGGCTTGATTTGCGACTGATTGATTCCGGGGATGTCGTATTCCACGGGGTCCTCGACCGTCAGGATTTTCCGTTCTGGCACATTGAGCATGGACATTATGGTTGCGAGAGTTGTCGTTTTGCCGCTGCCAGTCGGCCCTGTGACCACAATCATGCCGTGCGGAGCCGTGATCAGCCTGCGCAGAACAGCCTCATCGCGCTCGGAAAGGCCGAGACGGTCTACTGCAAGCTGGGAGCGGTCCTTCGGCAGAAGGCGCAGAACCGCGGACTCGCCATACTGCGTCGGCATGATAGCAACACGCACGTCGATCTCGCGACCGACCCGAATTCGCGCAGCTCCATCTTGCGGCAGACGTCGCTCCGCGATGTTCAATCCAGCAACGATCTTGATGCGAGAGATGACTGCCTGGGGCAGCACACCCGCTGGCGGCTGAATGGCACGAAGCAGCCCATCGATTCGCAGCCGAACCGTAAGGCCCGTTGAGAACGGCTCGACATGAATGTCACTAGCGCGCATTTCGAGGGCTTTTTCGATCAGATCATTGACCGCGCGCACGACGGGCGCGCCGCTTGCTAGGTCGCGCAGACTTTCGATGTCGTCATCGCGTAGCTGCTGAACGGCGGACTGCCCCCTCTCTTCCGCAGCCCCGAGCTTCTGATCGAGAAGGATAGTAATGTCCTCTATCGAAGCTACCTTAAATGAGGTCGGCACCCCGAACACCAGCTCCGCGGCTCTACGCGAGGGCTGGTCGGTGGGATCCGCCATGGCAAAGACGGGTGTGCCGTCCGAAAGGCGGTGAGGAAACGCGACCACTTCGCGAAGAAAGGCTGGCGAAAACTGGTCGATTGCAGGAGCGGCCGCCATCATTTCCCGCAGCGCAATACGCTCGAGACCAGAAAAGCGGGCGGCTTCGTCGGCAAATGACTCTGCCGACAAGTCAAACATCTCCCAAGTTCTCGTCGGCCGATCACCGGGTTGCGCGTCGCCCTCCAGGTGTGCCGGACACATCCGCCGGAGATGCTCGATGAATTGCGTTGACGATGTGCCGCACATAACATGATCCGCTCGCGCCCAGGGGTCGGCATCGGACCCGACTCGACTCGTCAAACACCTCTGGCAAGTCACATGCCAAATTGTGAGAGACGCCGACATCGGCTCGCAGTGTTGTTTAGGCAGATCGTCCGCCGGGGAGCCGCGCGCTTCGTCGGCTCGAATGCGCTAGTGTTCGACTCCGAACAAGGAGGGGAACGAAGCCTACAATCCGCCAGCTCCGTCGCGAACGCGACATATCAGATAGGCGCCATGTCGCCCCTGCAGATTGGTACAGTCCTTGCTGAAGACTTAAAGCTGGAGCGGCCCTGAGACGCTGACCGGTTGGCCAATTTGACTTAGGCCGCTCCGCCGAAAGCTACAGAGGGGAGAATGACCCAGAGCACGAGACGAAAGATTGATGCGGCACTGAATACGAACATCGCGCTGATGGGGCTGCAGAGGCATGCGACAGAGGGCAATCTGACGCAGCGCTATCAGCTGCACCCGGGGTAACGAAAGCAGCAACTTCTGGAGCCGGTGGCCCGCACATTCGACAGCGGCAGCGCCAAGTACGGCGCAGCAATCATGGAAAGCCGCCCGTCGCAGGCACTGCCAGTTGCTCCGTCTTGTCCGCTCAAGCGCCTATGGGCGGCCACCCGCCGCTAACCAGGCGAGGATCCGGCGCTGATGCGGCGGATCGATGAACGTTCACGAGTTGCCACGATTACTCCTGCACGACGTCCGTGGCGCTGGCGCTGAGCCTTGAACGATCCCGGTGACCGCGGCCGGCGAGTGAGGCGCGTGGTCAAACCAGCCCAAACATGAAACGCTATCCGCACGAGGCCCGTCGTTTGAAGAGACGTTGAGCTTCACCAACCCGCCGGTGGCGAGCGCCAACGACACTCTTCCTATAGCGGCACCTGGATACGTGGGCCTATGACGCTTGGCCACTCAAACGGTACGAGATAATGACTGCGACGAACTACACCGCAAACTGGGCACTCGCCGCAACGTTGAGCTCTTCTTGCCATTGCGCCTCTTCAGGGTCGCGATCCGGCTCTTCAGTAGCGTCGATGTGGGCGGAGCGACTTCAAGCGCATCAAATACTGCAACGGGCAAACAAGTCATCCATTCCACCGCACTTCGAAGAAGATGTGGGCGGGCAACCGATAACAGGATGAGTCGGCTGGACATAAGCGATCGAACTCGTGCTTCGGCAAGATAAACTTGGTGGCCAGATCACCGTCCTCCGCGGAATGGGCTTCAACTTCAAACGATTGGCTATCGACATGGAAGTGGTTAATCGCGGCGGATCGGCGCACCCTCGTTGCTGGCTTTCGTGCGCGGGACGGTAAATCTGCCGCGGAGCTCCAAGCCACATCCATCACTAGCCTAAGTGGATCGCAATCCAGTGAGTCTTCCGGTAAGTCGAAGTCAGTGCGGTGGAGTCGCGCGCAACATGCTGCTTGTCGCGGCAATGCTTCTGTTCGCCTCATGTAGCATCGTCACGAACGGCACACCTACGACAGCACCCGCTGATTTGGACGTCCTCGACAAGGTCCGATCGCTCGACATCCTTCCGCGCGGCGAACAGCCGATCGCGTCTTTCCAAGCGTCGCCTAACTCACAAGGTGTAGCAAGCAGCACCTATTCGGGTTCTGAGGTCTTCGAAGCCACGGAGGCGCGGCCGCAGCAGACCCCAAATGGTCCCGGCTACGATCTGAACTTCGAGAACGCACCTGTCGCCACCGTGCTAAAGGTGATGCTCGGGGACACTCTCGGTCTCGGCTATACCATCGATCCACGCGAGCAGGCCACAGTCAGCCTGGTGTCCGCGCGACCGGTGCCCAGAT includes the following:
- a CDS encoding type II secretion system F family protein, yielding MPSFRYRALTQFGEIVAGSLVASTQAEAERRISSLHLLPIEAVEEARSASVFRRGFWPNRPSCAEVTSFTRDLALLLKAGARLDDALDLLSGDRDVGRLRPVIRRLRLAVLGGESFTDAVSAQPDLFPSMYGALMKVGEASGTLSQVLEVLAAERDRTEATRRKLSDAMHYPIFVLLAAGCVMLFFILAVLPQFSSVLRDFGGRADPALGFFMEASDLMRANRALLLISGAFVLAGGWWLMRQTKVRASIVAALATLPGIGRIFVFHRTSLFCRNLGLLLGCGVNLTATQRILVDVMSVTSSPAPWIEAADRVRYGGKLSQALAESNVLPPMAVRMLRLGEETGELPVLAGRIAEFYEAKLQRSLDRVLGMVGPAAILTISIVVGGLIVSVMTALLSVTQLVD
- a CDS encoding GspE/PulE family protein is translated as MCGTSSTQFIEHLRRMCPAHLEGDAQPGDRPTRTWEMFDLSAESFADEAARFSGLERIALREMMAAAPAIDQFSPAFLREVVAFPHRLSDGTPVFAMADPTDQPSRRAAELVFGVPTSFKVASIEDITILLDQKLGAAEERGQSAVQQLRDDDIESLRDLASGAPVVRAVNDLIEKALEMRASDIHVEPFSTGLTVRLRIDGLLRAIQPPAGVLPQAVISRIKIVAGLNIAERRLPQDGAARIRVGREIDVRVAIMPTQYGESAVLRLLPKDRSQLAVDRLGLSERDEAVLRRLITAPHGMIVVTGPTGSGKTTTLATIMSMLNVPERKILTVEDPVEYDIPGINQSQIKPAIGLTFASALRSFLRQDPDVIMVGEVRDPETANVAVHAALTGHLVLTTLHAETAVAAVPRLLDLGVEGYLLRSTLRGVIAQRLVRQLCEHCKAPTPFGEDEQSQDTGVSRLGLSAGEIMWQPRGCARCSHSGYRGRIGVFELLELSSGLRELIADNADGLAIDHAAIGGGMTTMLDDGIAKCRAAITAPAEILRVVAER